The Frondihabitans australicus genome includes a region encoding these proteins:
- a CDS encoding TnsA-like heteromeric transposase endonuclease subunit gives MATRFPDLVESPLPDPKATPASALGGRAPIGIPPRNKKPFTFPLVPIADLRREPWVQFRPSKNVIRTLPLAELLADDLRGAFPAREPKNHKDRLSTSGAYWSATAKDLVFYESLIERETILLSDFDPDVVELIAQPFRLLGIFDGRRRIHTPDYAQITIAGGIRVKNCKPFDKVSEAKNVALHGWVDSLLGQAGISHEVVVEMPSNRARNMSSIAHLRNDRWIRGLPLDAVVDACRGPMRVAELVASCSSVMTTATALACLRALLWRRAIEADLDDLLSMQSVVWPARA, from the coding sequence ATGGCGACTCGTTTCCCAGACCTCGTAGAAAGCCCTTTGCCGGACCCGAAGGCGACGCCTGCGAGTGCCCTTGGGGGGCGCGCGCCTATCGGGATCCCGCCGCGCAACAAGAAGCCCTTCACATTCCCGCTGGTACCCATCGCCGACTTACGTCGGGAGCCGTGGGTTCAGTTCCGACCCTCGAAAAACGTCATTCGCACGCTGCCGTTGGCGGAGTTGCTGGCCGATGATTTGCGGGGTGCCTTTCCGGCCCGTGAGCCGAAGAATCACAAAGATCGCCTATCGACGTCAGGCGCGTACTGGTCGGCGACGGCGAAGGATCTGGTGTTCTACGAGTCCCTGATCGAGCGGGAGACCATCCTGCTGTCCGATTTCGACCCTGACGTTGTTGAGCTGATTGCCCAGCCCTTCCGCCTTCTTGGGATCTTTGACGGCAGGAGAAGAATTCACACGCCGGACTACGCGCAGATCACCATCGCCGGTGGCATCCGGGTAAAGAACTGCAAACCGTTCGACAAGGTCTCCGAAGCGAAGAACGTGGCTCTGCACGGCTGGGTGGATAGCTTGCTCGGGCAGGCGGGGATCTCGCACGAGGTGGTCGTTGAGATGCCCTCCAACCGGGCCCGGAACATGTCGTCGATAGCGCATCTGCGTAATGACCGTTGGATCCGGGGGCTGCCCCTCGACGCCGTCGTCGACGCGTGTCGCGGGCCAATGAGGGTCGCCGAATTAGTGGCCTCCTGCTCCTCGGTGATGACCACGGCAACTGCCCTCGCGTGCCTCAGGGCGCTGCTATGGCGTAGAGCGATTGAGGCCGACCTCGACGACCTTTTGTCGATGCAGTCTGTCGTTTGGCCCGCGCGTGCCTAA
- a CDS encoding Mu transposase C-terminal domain-containing protein: MTEVPAYIVGKGSEVVHDGKQWRVRDFENGLATLVRRGSDPVRVDLSELVLEQPQELRTASARMMKYTQTFKTYEQLGEATRENAESRSLEVLEVLTGYKSGSPTSALAHEPRPEYDTSTTTLTERQGAKAAELGVAARTVRWWCDNYRRGGEVGLAHQKLLGARKTFHSIDPRIPAKMQAIIDRAVKGTRPVAGKVIEAVLEDIPEELHPSQATMYRLYKRLQSGTGLQGAIAKTRASMNARPTVEKTLRVVTRPGEIVQLDTTVLDMFCVDPDGGEPYRPELTVAIDQFTRCILATIIAKTTSAEHVLSLVGQIINPQPIDPDMDHKPVWPYHGIPFQIEYTAHTDADVAADDVDPAEMDFGPIVVIDTIVIDNGKIYTGKELKRLAATVGFSLEPTAPGCGFTKGHIERFFGTGSRGALSRMRGYTGGGLESTLGDPAKDAYYTPAEVLDYLRLWVATDYHVAPQRDLVAPGTEFRERSPLEMYQIGLETSGFVRAPIDVDLHLHVLPAESRKITHDVIRINNRKYSGPSLKQFRNRQSTLPGGKWLVHWDPADLDVVYVQDDNHHFHEVQCTEKTKAGAGMPMSDVVRRLVDEQRRKTKKLAANRKNARKALSKFNQFSDHVEYPHDAERTLAKSKARPADLKAAAAIQQAAGEAAITTTQIVFAAASSDELPSFLQHLSAFPSGNGGSHDCG; encoded by the coding sequence GTGACCGAGGTGCCGGCTTACATCGTCGGCAAGGGGTCGGAAGTCGTCCACGACGGCAAGCAGTGGCGCGTCCGTGATTTCGAAAATGGGTTGGCCACATTGGTGCGGCGCGGAAGCGATCCGGTTCGTGTCGATCTCTCGGAGTTGGTGCTGGAGCAGCCGCAAGAACTCCGTACGGCGTCGGCGCGGATGATGAAGTACACGCAGACGTTCAAAACGTACGAGCAGCTGGGCGAGGCAACGAGGGAGAACGCGGAGTCCCGGTCTCTCGAGGTCCTCGAGGTCTTGACCGGCTACAAGTCGGGGTCGCCGACCAGTGCATTGGCACACGAGCCCAGGCCCGAGTACGACACGTCGACCACAACGCTGACGGAACGGCAAGGGGCCAAGGCTGCGGAACTCGGAGTGGCTGCGCGGACGGTTCGTTGGTGGTGTGACAACTACCGGCGCGGTGGCGAGGTGGGTCTTGCTCACCAGAAGCTCCTCGGCGCCCGCAAAACCTTCCATTCGATCGACCCTAGAATTCCGGCGAAAATGCAGGCGATCATCGATCGGGCGGTTAAGGGCACCCGTCCCGTGGCGGGCAAGGTCATCGAGGCGGTCCTGGAAGATATCCCCGAGGAGCTCCACCCGTCTCAAGCGACGATGTACCGGCTGTACAAGCGGCTTCAGTCGGGGACCGGTCTGCAGGGCGCCATCGCCAAGACTCGCGCCAGTATGAACGCTCGCCCCACCGTGGAGAAGACCCTGCGGGTGGTGACTCGGCCGGGCGAGATCGTGCAGCTGGATACGACCGTGTTGGACATGTTCTGCGTCGATCCCGACGGCGGCGAGCCCTACCGGCCGGAGCTGACGGTCGCCATCGACCAGTTCACGCGGTGCATCCTCGCGACGATCATCGCCAAGACGACGTCCGCTGAACACGTGCTGTCTCTCGTCGGCCAGATCATCAATCCGCAGCCGATCGATCCGGACATGGATCACAAGCCGGTCTGGCCGTATCACGGGATCCCGTTCCAGATCGAGTACACGGCACACACCGATGCAGACGTCGCCGCTGACGACGTGGACCCCGCGGAGATGGACTTCGGTCCGATCGTGGTGATCGACACGATCGTCATCGACAACGGGAAGATCTACACCGGGAAGGAGCTCAAACGCCTCGCCGCGACCGTCGGCTTCAGCCTGGAACCCACAGCACCCGGGTGCGGATTCACCAAGGGCCACATCGAACGGTTCTTCGGCACCGGCTCCCGCGGTGCCCTATCCCGCATGCGCGGCTACACGGGCGGCGGCCTGGAATCCACCCTCGGGGATCCCGCCAAGGATGCGTACTACACGCCGGCGGAGGTCCTCGACTACCTGCGCTTGTGGGTGGCGACGGATTACCACGTGGCGCCCCAGCGGGACCTCGTTGCTCCGGGGACCGAGTTCCGGGAGCGGTCGCCGCTCGAGATGTACCAGATCGGGTTGGAGACCAGCGGCTTCGTCCGTGCACCTATCGACGTCGACCTGCATCTGCACGTCCTACCCGCAGAGTCCCGGAAGATCACGCATGACGTCATCCGGATCAATAACCGCAAATACTCCGGCCCTAGCCTGAAACAGTTCCGCAACCGGCAAAGCACCCTGCCCGGAGGCAAATGGCTCGTGCACTGGGACCCGGCCGACCTCGATGTCGTCTACGTGCAGGACGACAACCACCACTTCCATGAGGTGCAATGCACGGAGAAGACGAAAGCGGGCGCGGGCATGCCTATGAGCGACGTCGTGCGCAGACTGGTCGATGAGCAGCGTCGGAAGACGAAGAAGCTCGCCGCCAATAGGAAAAATGCCCGCAAGGCCTTGTCGAAGTTCAACCAGTTCTCCGACCACGTCGAATACCCCCACGACGCCGAGCGAACCCTCGCTAAATCGAAGGCTCGACCGGCAGACCTCAAGGCCGCCGCCGCCATTCAGCAGGCCGCCGGGGAAGCCGCAATCACCACGACACAGATCGTGTTCGCCGCAGCCAGTTCGGACGAGTTGCCTTCGTTCCTGCAGCATTTGAGTGCGTTCCCCTCGGGTAACGGGGGATCGCATGACTGTGGGTGA
- a CDS encoding TniB family NTP-binding protein codes for MTVGDYESPRIVDHRRHSGWSKLAGSTRREPDQLTRTEYDALSASDRANYDLERSDWHAKLPFVHTSQAAGILAAMNDLLVTNRQSADDVKQAILLDGRAGQGKSAILKTFLYDRYRQYAGLHAAEPVRGSRRIDVVHVSMRSATNELGCATRIRDFFELPPRGRTEREITNQVIDAVYECGVKVFAIDELHFMGRSRIAGSRMSNYLKDLLNTTPCTFFFAGNNVRDSEVFTTPGGMDPAAEQFLSLMQVHEMRSFLADDESDEWVKTLMSLEQNLRLLDQQRGDLFWHCADIVWAMTAGRWRSLAFLINSACSKAIRTGTERLTPELIGSLKIDALAEPTARKYLPTLGTGAWTTRPKGA; via the coding sequence ATGACTGTGGGTGATTACGAGTCGCCCCGGATTGTGGACCATCGCCGACACAGTGGATGGTCGAAGCTCGCAGGTTCGACCCGGCGCGAACCGGACCAACTCACGCGCACGGAATACGACGCTCTGTCCGCTAGTGACCGCGCGAACTACGACCTTGAACGGTCCGACTGGCACGCCAAGCTTCCTTTCGTCCACACCTCTCAGGCTGCGGGGATTCTCGCAGCTATGAACGATCTTCTGGTCACGAATCGGCAATCCGCAGACGACGTCAAGCAGGCGATTCTCCTGGATGGTCGCGCGGGGCAAGGTAAGAGCGCAATCCTGAAGACTTTCCTCTACGACCGCTACCGCCAGTATGCGGGCCTGCACGCTGCGGAACCTGTGCGCGGCAGCAGGCGGATCGACGTCGTGCACGTCTCGATGCGTTCCGCCACGAACGAACTCGGTTGCGCCACAAGGATTCGCGACTTTTTCGAGCTCCCGCCCCGAGGCCGTACCGAACGGGAAATTACCAATCAGGTCATTGACGCTGTCTACGAATGCGGCGTCAAAGTCTTCGCCATCGACGAACTCCACTTCATGGGCCGGTCCCGCATCGCCGGATCACGCATGAGCAACTACCTTAAGGACCTCCTCAACACGACACCGTGCACGTTCTTCTTTGCTGGCAATAATGTCCGCGACAGCGAGGTCTTCACCACGCCCGGCGGCATGGATCCCGCCGCGGAACAATTTCTTAGCCTCATGCAGGTCCACGAAATGCGGTCCTTTCTCGCCGACGACGAATCCGACGAATGGGTGAAAACACTCATGTCGCTCGAACAGAACCTGCGCCTTCTCGACCAGCAACGGGGCGATCTTTTTTGGCACTGCGCCGACATCGTCTGGGCCATGACCGCCGGGCGGTGGCGCAGTCTCGCATTCCTGATCAACAGTGCCTGCAGTAAAGCCATCCGGACGGGCACTGAACGGCTCACCCCCGAACTCATCGGCAGTCTGAAGATCGATGCCCTCGCCGAACCTACGGCACGGAAATACCTCCCGACACTCGGCACCGGTGCCTGGACGACCCGCCCAAAGGGAGCCTGA
- a CDS encoding TniQ family protein has translation MLHLPIVVWPEPGESFQSWIRRYAFKLRVSPLDLYRAFDLDDREISFLTESHGYGLDDTVVARICESTGIDPDTMHATTFDRYEHLPEFEFDETKRLRRLRNWVKGSHTRFCVECLRESGGVFLVEWQTSWTFACVRHNVVLTDWCPECQGPVPVSAPVSSVAPDPLMCQRRLPSDGDFRRQKCAANLADAFVEKLPETHPLIDAQIFVTALFDQSDTPAAGINLADLKALCVGLLKLRRRAALELKARLPPGALAGLEPERVRDSSAAPEDALFFGALVVSAKALMMGNSSILHNRLREIAYGSIGTVNSEAGFWWKDGPSTIISRFGGTVLTRRRLAHAIDKDLTPRQRIWYGSALPPNNLPLPAASKLPETLWPEWVYALDPGGRHTREAVRMTLDATINLYGEHDRCDSEARSGVHPRRPSTNAKYLMNGVLKSNADGEGDFIEAVARLIAFSHEHPPLTSFSPRLDVLRLLGSGFLPDKHWHALRESILMPRNSVQASDVRAYAFERLTGVPVRTRGPYSDTGWPAIREGTETRFALEMTQQLQEAIDQYLAIVLDEARLDGPVRDVAPLSLLPPRLLPRGTIGALDLGEFHTLLVSGERTLTTLARAAGINPRDVPIVAATRPPGHPKYRWIEIDWNKLRREVRSEMTHLRTLGMPA, from the coding sequence GTGCTGCATCTCCCGATCGTGGTCTGGCCCGAACCCGGAGAGTCCTTCCAGAGCTGGATTCGGCGGTATGCGTTCAAGCTGCGGGTGAGCCCGCTGGATCTTTACCGTGCCTTCGACCTGGACGATAGGGAGATCAGCTTCCTGACCGAATCCCACGGCTACGGGCTCGACGACACCGTCGTGGCACGCATCTGCGAGTCAACTGGAATCGATCCAGACACCATGCACGCTACGACGTTCGACCGGTACGAGCACCTGCCCGAGTTCGAGTTCGACGAGACGAAACGTCTTCGGCGGCTCCGGAATTGGGTGAAGGGCTCTCATACGAGGTTCTGTGTCGAATGCCTCCGCGAGTCGGGCGGGGTGTTCCTCGTGGAGTGGCAGACGAGCTGGACGTTTGCATGTGTCCGCCACAACGTCGTCCTGACCGACTGGTGCCCGGAGTGTCAGGGCCCGGTACCTGTCTCGGCACCTGTCAGCTCCGTGGCACCGGATCCACTCATGTGCCAGCGACGGCTACCGTCGGACGGGGACTTCCGGCGGCAGAAGTGCGCAGCGAATCTCGCTGACGCATTCGTCGAGAAGCTGCCCGAAACGCATCCTCTTATCGACGCCCAGATTTTTGTCACAGCTCTATTCGATCAATCGGACACTCCAGCCGCGGGCATCAACCTCGCGGACCTCAAGGCCCTGTGTGTGGGTCTTTTGAAGCTGCGTCGTCGGGCTGCTCTCGAGCTGAAGGCGCGCCTTCCTCCCGGTGCTCTGGCTGGCCTCGAACCGGAACGGGTGCGTGACAGCTCGGCCGCTCCCGAGGACGCGCTGTTCTTCGGTGCCCTCGTCGTTTCCGCAAAAGCGCTCATGATGGGCAACAGCTCGATTCTGCATAACCGTCTGCGAGAAATCGCGTACGGGTCGATCGGGACAGTGAACAGCGAAGCAGGGTTCTGGTGGAAGGACGGCCCGTCGACGATCATCAGCCGATTCGGCGGCACCGTTCTCACGCGCCGGCGGCTTGCCCACGCGATCGATAAAGACCTCACCCCGCGGCAACGCATTTGGTACGGAAGCGCCCTTCCGCCCAATAACCTCCCCCTGCCAGCGGCGAGCAAGCTCCCCGAGACCCTCTGGCCGGAGTGGGTCTATGCCCTCGACCCTGGCGGGCGTCACACGCGTGAAGCCGTCCGTATGACTCTCGACGCCACTATCAACCTGTACGGTGAGCACGACCGCTGCGACTCGGAAGCTCGATCGGGCGTGCATCCGCGCCGCCCATCGACGAACGCGAAGTACCTCATGAACGGCGTTCTGAAATCGAATGCCGATGGTGAGGGCGATTTCATCGAAGCAGTCGCGCGTCTGATCGCTTTCTCCCACGAACACCCGCCGCTCACCTCATTCAGCCCCAGGCTCGACGTCCTGCGGCTTCTGGGCTCGGGGTTCCTGCCTGACAAACACTGGCATGCCCTCCGGGAAAGCATCCTCATGCCACGAAACAGCGTCCAGGCGAGTGACGTCCGCGCCTACGCATTCGAACGACTCACCGGCGTCCCCGTCCGAACACGAGGACCGTACAGCGACACGGGGTGGCCTGCAATCCGTGAGGGCACGGAGACCCGCTTCGCTCTAGAGATGACGCAGCAACTGCAAGAAGCGATCGATCAGTACCTGGCCATCGTCCTGGACGAAGCACGCCTCGACGGCCCGGTCCGGGATGTTGCCCCTCTATCGCTCCTACCCCCGCGACTGCTCCCCCGCGGAACGATCGGTGCCTTGGACTTGGGCGAGTTTCATACGTTGCTCGTATCGGGAGAACGAACGCTCACCACTCTCGCCAGAGCTGCCGGCATCAACCCACGCGACGTCCCGATTGTGGCCGCCACCCGGCCACCGGGGCATCCCAAGTATCGGTGGATCGAAATCGACTGGAACAAGCTCCGACGCGAGGTCCGCAGTGAGATGACACACCTACGTACCCTGGGGATGCCGGCATGA
- a CDS encoding metallophosphoesterase family protein, whose amino-acid sequence MIVSDRPRPDERRVVVAGDWHGSIRWIQTLLPRIRRLAPDVKTILQLGDFGYWLAGERPGKGYLAAVDFWAKQAGIERIWVTPGNHEDWGRLSQLFADRPGEPVPITDRTLALPRGYRFTLGGRTFMSFGGAASYDTHHRTEGVDWWPTELATQEETVAAASGPRVEVLLTHETVTSPSPQVVAEMINNRAWAPEDAQARSALSRRRVTQVYDYHQPRLLLHGHMHTPDVMTLPDGRQVWSLGMDRQDRNIGMLDLDTLTFDWLLE is encoded by the coding sequence GTGATCGTCAGCGATCGTCCCCGTCCCGACGAGCGACGTGTCGTTGTGGCGGGCGACTGGCATGGCAGCATCCGTTGGATCCAGACCCTGCTGCCGCGCATCCGCCGCCTCGCCCCGGACGTGAAAACAATTCTCCAGCTCGGCGATTTTGGCTACTGGCTCGCTGGCGAGCGGCCAGGCAAGGGGTATCTCGCGGCCGTCGACTTCTGGGCCAAGCAAGCAGGCATCGAGCGCATCTGGGTCACCCCCGGGAACCACGAAGACTGGGGACGGCTCTCTCAGCTCTTTGCGGACCGGCCGGGAGAGCCGGTGCCGATTACAGACCGCACGCTGGCTCTGCCCCGCGGGTACCGATTCACCCTGGGCGGTCGCACGTTCATGTCCTTTGGCGGGGCAGCCTCCTACGACACACACCACCGCACGGAAGGTGTCGACTGGTGGCCGACGGAGCTCGCGACGCAAGAGGAAACCGTCGCGGCCGCGTCGGGACCGAGAGTCGAGGTGCTCTTGACTCACGAAACCGTCACGTCCCCGAGCCCCCAGGTCGTCGCGGAAATGATCAACAACCGGGCCTGGGCGCCGGAGGACGCTCAAGCCCGATCCGCGCTGTCACGTCGCCGGGTCACGCAGGTCTACGACTACCACCAGCCCCGGCTTTTGCTGCACGGGCACATGCACACTCCCGATGTCATGACGCTCCCGGACGGCCGGCAGGTGTGGTCGCTCGGGATGGACCGGCAGGACCGCAACATCGGGATGCTCGACCTCGACACCCTCACATTCGATTGGCTCCTCGAATGA
- a CDS encoding HAD domain-containing protein encodes MTIERPSIPPARTQPVTDTALFLDVDGVFCPLHSLETDPAWGPTTIIDDPGFGELAISLDMAAALVAAPVELMWCTDWQDIANMAFASYLGQSLPHLTRPREREDEWWKLDAVRKYLRENPHIRRVVWIDDHLSAIDEDDDDWVPRSAQVTRELEARGIRALLIAPLKTIGFTKADWNVVLGWLRL; translated from the coding sequence ATGACCATCGAGCGACCATCTATCCCGCCGGCACGGACCCAGCCCGTCACCGACACGGCTCTCTTCCTCGACGTCGACGGCGTCTTCTGCCCCCTCCACAGCCTCGAGACCGACCCAGCCTGGGGTCCGACAACCATCATCGACGATCCAGGATTCGGGGAACTCGCCATCTCCCTCGACATGGCCGCCGCCCTCGTCGCAGCACCCGTCGAGCTCATGTGGTGCACCGACTGGCAAGACATCGCCAACATGGCATTCGCCTCCTATCTCGGGCAGTCGCTCCCGCACCTCACCCGACCCCGGGAACGAGAAGATGAATGGTGGAAACTCGACGCCGTCCGCAAATACCTTCGCGAGAACCCGCACATTCGCCGTGTCGTGTGGATCGACGACCACCTGTCCGCCATCGATGAAGACGACGACGACTGGGTACCCCGAAGTGCGCAAGTCACCCGGGAACTTGAGGCAAGGGGTATCCGCGCACTCCTCATTGCGCCACTCAAAACCATCGGATTCACGAAAGCCGACTGGAACGTTGTGCTCGGTTGGCTGCGGCTGTAG
- a CDS encoding ImmA/IrrE family metallo-endopeptidase — MKHTQKSMRIIANEERADLGLGPFDRLDPYDLCDQHGIPVYELTSFAVNAGAAAKYFTTDGSALWSAALIPAGTSRIILENDSHAPVRRRSSIAHEIGHHLLEHPFDHVILGEDHQRQFNATQEKEAKFISGELLVTTEAATQAAYRGWTNERVAREYGVSEQFAQMRMAGPRIRAQRAAKHFVRR; from the coding sequence ATGAAGCACACGCAGAAGTCCATGCGCATCATTGCGAACGAAGAGCGGGCCGATCTCGGCCTCGGCCCGTTCGATCGCCTTGACCCGTATGACCTCTGCGACCAACACGGCATCCCGGTGTACGAGCTGACATCGTTCGCCGTCAACGCGGGCGCCGCCGCAAAGTACTTCACGACTGACGGTTCCGCGCTCTGGTCGGCGGCACTCATCCCCGCCGGTACCTCGAGGATCATTCTCGAAAACGATTCTCACGCACCCGTCCGGCGACGCTCGAGCATTGCCCACGAAATCGGTCACCACCTTCTCGAGCACCCCTTCGACCACGTCATCCTCGGCGAGGACCACCAACGCCAGTTCAACGCGACGCAGGAGAAGGAGGCGAAGTTCATCTCCGGCGAACTGCTCGTCACGACCGAGGCCGCCACGCAAGCGGCCTACCGGGGGTGGACCAACGAACGCGTCGCCCGGGAATACGGCGTCAGCGAACAGTTCGCTCAGATGCGAATGGCCGGCCCTCGCATCCGGGCGCAGCGTGCGGCTAAGCACTTCGTTCGCCGGTGA
- a CDS encoding helix-turn-helix domain-containing protein translates to MRNARTARNIEQDYNSTTARRFEQLEEIMPESAPVVDVKALHAALDAARAERDWSWRQLAKELNVSPSTISRMANGLRPDLSAFAAMTSWLRMSAEDFYRPTTSAAENDEPALVAQLAPLLRARRDLEDRDVQHLEQLIGAAVQRFRAERHES, encoded by the coding sequence ATGCGAAATGCACGCACTGCTCGAAATATCGAGCAGGACTACAATAGCACTACCGCTCGACGTTTCGAGCAGTTGGAGGAGATCATGCCGGAATCAGCACCCGTAGTAGATGTCAAGGCGTTACACGCCGCCCTCGACGCGGCACGTGCCGAACGCGATTGGTCCTGGCGTCAACTGGCCAAAGAACTCAACGTCAGCCCCTCGACCATCTCTCGGATGGCCAACGGACTCCGACCCGATCTGTCGGCCTTCGCGGCCATGACCTCGTGGCTGAGGATGTCCGCCGAGGACTTCTACAGACCGACGACCAGTGCTGCCGAGAACGACGAACCGGCTCTCGTCGCCCAGCTGGCACCACTTCTACGTGCGCGACGCGACCTCGAGGATCGCGACGTCCAACACCTCGAGCAACTCATCGGCGCCGCAGTCCAAAGATTCCGGGCGGAACGACACGAAAGCTGA